One part of the Musa acuminata AAA Group cultivar baxijiao chromosome BXJ1-5, Cavendish_Baxijiao_AAA, whole genome shotgun sequence genome encodes these proteins:
- the LOC103985413 gene encoding uncharacterized protein LOC103985413: MFYCFVGGKFSGKCRSAVKRIKSRIEAIGKKKQAVLRLLKNDVADLLAAGRDSDAFGRIDALISEINQSSCYEMIEQFCDLILNQLPSLRKKRECPDGVSEAVSTLIFAAARFPDLPELCDLRHVFTKRYGGQTESFVNAEFVEKVQKKEFSKEKKLQLLQNIVEEFSIRWDSWAFEQKSSNSPAVKYEQPKRAVLPRSANDATPPMLTKINKEEPLSKKNHEPTPITVARTQVQEPKNNYMISTFSTDQLHGTVVKTRKVNANEIENVEPYQIDAVVPPYGNLKIKQKGSCGNDDLRYVPRQRTTKVQEQLDPRGSEKQVGIMNSWNDKPNVVPPYTKSNGNSNKSQVIEKSANGLKYDRSQRHEEWSDPNAKERLPIRSVNNKGTATNMIPPYVKPKVNDISVNGDRMIQRLGSAGHNKPCHTNDNYKDQAPSDERIMSNSLLRNSQKPAIMETNEKSIYDEKLTSQTPRSQRRHRSRRSAGANGDYFDEGKNITRHPRAPIDDEFDNAIVYGKLMSQTSPWHGKDGGKHNVTTYDEEYEKEMVMDRLLIHYSKKGTTNERIKTRRRTRISSMDHVLDSDRSMDNQCSSRFQPGPGVSAAHPPERAVSLAPEPVRSAEALKLPTQAILMQSDLLSPSGRRVHSRLPEHDELPDSLP, from the exons ATGTTCTATTGTTTTGTGGGTGGGAAGTTCTCAGGAAAATG CCGGAGCGCCGTGAAGCGCATAAAGTCGCGGATCGAGGCGATCGGGAAGAAGAAGCAGGCCGTGCTGAGGCTCCTCAAGAATGACGTTGCGGACCTCCTCGCCGCCGGCCGTGATTCCGACGCCTTCGgaagg ATTGATGCACTGATTTCTGAGATAAATCAAAGttcttgctatgaaatgattgagCAATTCTGTGACCTTATCTTAAATCAGCTTCCAAGCCTAAGAAAGAAAAG GGAATGCCCTGATGGAGTGTCAGAGGCTGTGTCAACTCTAATTTTTGCTGCAGCTAGATTTCCAGATTTACCAGAATTATGTGATCTTAGGCATGTTTTTACAAAACGATATGGGGGTCAGACGGAATCATTTGTAAATGCTGAG TTTGTGGAGAAAGTTCAGAAGAAGGAATTTTCCAAGGAAAAGAAGCTGCAGTTGCTGCAAAACATTGTTGAGGAGTTCTCCATAAGATGGGATTCTTGGGCATTTGAGCAGAAATCATCTAATTCTCCTGCAGTTAAATAT GAACAACCAAAGAGAGCGGTACTTCCTCGTTCTGCGAATGATGCAACTCCACCAATGCTGACTAAAATCAACAAGGAGGAGCCATTATCTAAGAAAAATCATGAGCCTACTCCTATAACTGTTGCACGGACACAAGTGCAGGAgccaaaaaataattatatgatttcaACTTTTAGTACTGACCAATTGCATGGCACAGTTGTGAAGACAAGAAAGGTAAATGCTAATGAAATCGAAAATGTGGAGCCATACCAAATCGATGCAGTAGTTCCTCCATATGGAAATCTAAAGATCAAACAGAAGGGAAGCTGTGGAAATGATGATCTCAGATATGTTCCACGACAAAGGACAACAAAAGTGCAAGAACAGCTGGATCCAAGAGGCTCAGAGAAGCAAGTTGGTATAATGAATTCTTGGAATGACAAACCCAATGTGGTTCCTCCATACACCAAGTCAAATGGGAATAGCAATAAAAGCCAAGTCATAGAAAAGAGTGCAAATGGCTTAAAGTATGATAGATCACAAAGACATGAAGAATGGTCAGATCCTAATGCAAAGGAAAGGTTGCCAATCAGGTCGGTGAACAACAAAGGTACAGCGACCAATATGATTCCACCATATGTAAAACCAAAAGTCAATGATATTTCGGTAAATGGTGATCGAATGATTCAAAGGCTTGGCTCTGCTGGTCACAACAAACCTTGTCATACTAATGATAATTACAAGGATCAAGCTCCCAGCGATGAGAGAATTATGTCTAATTCTTTGCTGAGGAACTCCCAGAAGCCAGCAATCATGGAGACTAATGAGAAATCCATTTATGATGAGAAGCTTACCAGCCAAACACCAAGAAGCCAAAGAAGGCACAGAAGCAGGAGGAGTGCTGGTGCCAATGGTGATTATTTCGATGAGGGGAAGAACATAACTAGACACCCAAGAGCACCGATTGACGATGAGTTTGACAATGCTATAGTTTATGGAAAACTTATGTCACAAACATCACCATGGCATGGAAAAGATGGGGGCAAGCATAATGTCACCACATACGATGAAGAGTATGAGAAAGAAATGGTTATGGATAGGCTCTTGATTCACTATAGCAAAAAAGGGACAACAAATGAGCGCATCAAGACAAGAAGGAGAACCAGAATTTCATCCATGGATCATGTTCTTGATTCAGATAGATCTATGGATAACCAGTGTAGCAGCAGATTCCAACCTGGCCCAGGAGTATCAGCAGCACATCCTCCCGAGAGAGCTGTCTCATTGGCACCAGAACCAGTTAGGTCAGCTGAAGCTTTGAAGCTTCCTACTCAAGCTATTTTGATGCAGTCTGACTTGCTAAGTCCTAGTGGCAGACGAGTGCATTCAAGACTACCCGAACATGATGAACTTCCCGATTCGCTGCCTTGA